One genomic window of Cellulophaga sp. Hel_I_12 includes the following:
- a CDS encoding DUF3592 domain-containing protein, translated as MEYFTSLSESQIVGIILPLAVSPFLFIAIRRWWWAKQSVHWPKTKGIVIDGIKFRLSRSLNFLYTYDVNGVSYKGDKPFFYNSYKTVKKVSHLIELYPDGKQVVVYYNPSNHKISTLEPGRKDGVNGALLLLLFLFSAGLMALSAPGLISEIIDYFLKLIL; from the coding sequence ATGGAATACTTTACATCACTGAGCGAATCTCAAATAGTGGGTATTATTTTACCCTTAGCAGTCTCACCTTTTTTGTTCATTGCGATACGACGTTGGTGGTGGGCAAAACAATCGGTGCATTGGCCTAAAACTAAGGGAATAGTGATTGACGGCATTAAATTTCGACTTAGCAGAAGTTTGAATTTTTTATACACCTACGATGTCAATGGAGTTAGTTATAAAGGAGACAAACCTTTTTTTTATAATTCCTATAAAACCGTCAAAAAAGTATCTCATTTAATAGAATTATATCCTGATGGAAAACAAGTTGTGGTGTACTACAATCCGTCAAACCATAAAATATCAACCTTAGAGCCAGGAAGAAAAGACGGTGTCAATGGCGCATTACTTTTATTGCTATTTCTTTTTTCTGCAGGTTTAATGGCTCTTAGCGCCCCTGGTTTAATTTCAGAAATCATAGATTATTTTTTAAAACTCATTCTCTAA